A portion of the Polaribacter cellanae genome contains these proteins:
- a CDS encoding penicillin-binding protein 1A, whose protein sequence is MAKEKTTNFKKYIKWFWGIVLGGFGTLILLFLFASWGWLGALPTFEELENPETNLATEVISIDGKTIGKYATENRTPIHYSELPENLVNALVATEDERFYEHSGIDFRGTARAVLKPGSGGASTITQQLARMLFTGEKSRNKIVRVLQKVKEWVVATKLERQYTKQEIIAMYLNKYDFLNQAVGIRSAARIYFGKEPKELKLEESAMLVGMLKNSSYFNPLRREAKVKQRRNVVLKQTNRNGFITEAEKDSLQQLPLNINYTPESHNEGYATYFRGHLQKVMRKWVQSHPKPNGEEYDIFKDGLKIYVTIDSRMQQYAEEAVKEHMANLQNYFFKEQKRNKTAPFYDIEKSDINAILERGKKNSDRYKRLKIAGKSEKYINDVFKKKTKMSVFSYKGDIDTIMSPIDSIRYYKYFLRSGLLSIEPQTGHIKAWVGGVNYKHFKFDAVEQQKRQVGSTFKPFVYATAINQLKLSPCDMFPNIPYTIPKGKYGIPEDWTPENSNLKYGGMLTLKKGLARSINTMSARLIDMVTPENVVRLAKAAGIESDVPANPSIALGAVDLSLLEMVSAYSTFANRGLRVNPMIITRIEDKNGTVLEEFTPETKEVLSEESAYVVLNLLEGVTRSGSGARLRSGYTGYPKIVTGFPYKFTNAIAGKTGTTQNQSDGWFMGIVPNLATGVWTGGEDRATHFPGIAYGQGATMSLPSWALYMQKCYADKTLKISKEDFEKPANLSININCKDDKKEGNNEKVPEEDTDF, encoded by the coding sequence ATGGCAAAAGAAAAAACAACAAACTTTAAAAAATATATAAAATGGTTCTGGGGAATCGTTTTAGGAGGTTTTGGTACCTTAATACTATTATTTTTATTTGCTTCTTGGGGTTGGTTAGGAGCTTTACCAACTTTCGAAGAATTAGAAAACCCAGAAACAAATTTAGCAACAGAAGTAATTTCTATCGATGGAAAAACTATTGGTAAGTATGCTACAGAAAACAGAACACCAATTCATTATAGTGAGTTGCCTGAAAATTTAGTAAATGCTTTAGTTGCAACAGAAGACGAACGTTTTTACGAACATTCTGGAATCGATTTTAGAGGAACAGCAAGAGCCGTTTTAAAACCTGGCAGTGGAGGAGCAAGTACCATAACACAGCAGTTAGCGAGAATGCTTTTTACAGGAGAGAAATCTAGAAATAAAATTGTTAGAGTTCTTCAAAAAGTAAAAGAATGGGTAGTTGCCACTAAATTAGAAAGACAATATACAAAGCAAGAAATTATTGCGATGTATTTAAATAAATACGATTTCTTAAATCAGGCAGTTGGTATTCGCTCTGCAGCCAGAATTTATTTTGGAAAAGAACCCAAAGAGTTAAAATTAGAAGAATCTGCAATGTTGGTTGGCATGTTAAAAAACTCCTCTTACTTTAATCCTTTAAGAAGAGAAGCAAAAGTAAAACAACGTAGAAATGTTGTTTTAAAACAAACCAATAGAAATGGTTTTATTACAGAAGCAGAAAAAGATTCTTTACAACAATTACCATTAAATATCAATTATACTCCAGAAAGTCATAACGAAGGATATGCCACTTATTTTAGAGGTCATTTACAAAAAGTAATGCGCAAATGGGTACAAAGTCACCCAAAACCAAATGGCGAAGAATACGATATTTTTAAAGACGGATTAAAAATTTATGTAACCATAGATTCTCGAATGCAACAATATGCAGAGGAAGCTGTAAAAGAACATATGGCAAATTTGCAAAACTATTTTTTTAAAGAGCAAAAGAGAAATAAAACTGCGCCTTTTTACGATATCGAAAAAAGTGATATCAATGCAATTTTAGAAAGAGGAAAGAAAAATTCCGACAGATACAAACGTTTAAAAATCGCAGGAAAATCAGAAAAATACATCAACGACGTTTTTAAGAAGAAAACTAAAATGAGCGTGTTTTCTTACAAAGGAGATATAGATACAATTATGTCGCCAATAGATTCTATAAGATATTATAAATACTTTTTAAGATCTGGTTTGTTGTCCATAGAACCTCAAACAGGGCACATAAAAGCGTGGGTTGGTGGTGTAAATTACAAACATTTTAAATTCGATGCTGTAGAGCAACAAAAACGTCAAGTAGGTTCTACCTTTAAACCTTTTGTTTATGCAACTGCAATTAATCAGTTAAAACTGTCTCCTTGCGATATGTTCCCAAATATTCCTTATACAATTCCAAAAGGGAAATATGGCATTCCAGAAGATTGGACACCAGAAAATTCTAACTTGAAATATGGAGGAATGTTAACCTTAAAAAAAGGATTGGCAAGATCTATAAATACTATGTCTGCAAGATTAATAGACATGGTAACACCAGAAAATGTGGTGCGTTTGGCAAAAGCAGCAGGAATCGAGAGTGATGTTCCAGCAAATCCATCCATTGCTTTAGGAGCTGTAGATTTATCGTTATTAGAAATGGTAAGTGCCTATTCTACTTTTGCAAACAGAGGTTTGCGAGTAAATCCTATGATAATTACAAGAATCGAAGACAAAAACGGAACCGTTTTAGAAGAATTTACACCAGAAACAAAAGAGGTTTTAAGCGAAGAATCTGCCTACGTAGTTTTAAATCTATTAGAAGGAGTTACACGATCGGGTTCTGGTGCAAGATTACGTTCTGGTTACACAGGATATCCAAAGATAGTAACAGGTTTTCCATATAAATTCACAAATGCAATTGCAGGTAAAACAGGAACTACCCAAAACCAATCAGACGGTTGGTTTATGGGAATTGTACCAAACTTAGCAACAGGGGTTTGGACGGGTGGCGAAGACAGAGCAACCCATTTTCCTGGAATTGCTTACGGGCAAGGAGCAACCATGTCTTTGCCTTCTTGGGCGTTATATATGCAAAAATGTTATGCAGATAAAACCTTGAAAATAAGTAAGGAAGATTTCGAAAAGCCAGCTAATTTATCCATCAATATAAATTGTAAGGATGATAAAAAAGAAGGAAATAACGAAAAAGTACCAGAAGAAGATACAGACTTTTAA
- a CDS encoding gliding motility lipoprotein GldH, with product MLAIPRINNFFFLILISIFLTSCDGNTEFNQYKSLENGAWKANEKVFFNFEVKDTIQAKNLFINIRNNNDFQFSNLYVITELKFPNGTEVIDTLQYEMADASGRFLGDGFTEIKDNKLFYKENKVFPISGKYEFTIRQAMRKNGEVHPIPFLEGIIDVGFSIEKIE from the coding sequence ATGCTGGCGATTCCGAGAATAAATAATTTTTTTTTCTTAATTTTAATATCGATTTTCCTAACTTCTTGTGATGGAAATACGGAGTTTAATCAATATAAATCATTAGAAAACGGAGCTTGGAAGGCAAATGAAAAGGTTTTTTTTAATTTCGAAGTAAAAGATACCATTCAGGCTAAAAATCTATTTATCAACATACGAAATAACAACGATTTTCAGTTTAGTAATTTGTATGTAATTACAGAATTAAAGTTTCCAAACGGAACAGAGGTTATAGATACGTTACAATATGAAATGGCAGACGCTTCTGGGCGTTTTTTAGGAGATGGTTTTACGGAAATAAAAGACAATAAATTATTTTACAAAGAAAACAAAGTATTTCCCATTTCTGGTAAATATGAGTTTACTATTCGACAAGCAATGCGAAAAAATGGCGAAGTACATCCAATTCCTTTTTTAGAGGGAATTATAGATGTTGGGTTCAGTATCGAAAAAATAGAATAA
- a CDS encoding PSP1 domain-containing protein produces MACGSCGTIENGVPKGCKSNGNCGSGTCGSGSNKLAVFDWLSNMTLPSGQERFNIFEVRFKNGRKHFYKNTDNLPITMGDIVAVEGSPGHDIGTVSLAGELVKVQMKKRKITEDHEDVKKIYRKASQRDIDIWQQSRAKEEETQRRGREILGRLGLQMKLSDVEYQGDGNKATFYYTADTRVDFRQLIRDLASAFSIRVEMKQVGARQEAARLGGVGSCGRELCCSTWLTDFRKVTTSAARYQQLSLNPLKLAGQCGKLKCCLNFELDTYLDALKAFPKQDIVLKTEKGEAVFVKMDIFKQHLWYTYKEERFKWFRLTLDQVLEIIDLNKNNEKSATLEEYESDVEVPVKVDFEDAVGQDSLTRFDTPKKSKRRRNNRNKNKKKLVGAVANKTQPNSNQKRKPTAKQQQKQKPKPNPNAKQNQQKAENRKPKPRPRPKSNAKLDESKPKGEVKKTNKPRRNNRNRKNNKQNNAGDSENK; encoded by the coding sequence ATGGCATGTGGAAGTTGTGGTACAATAGAAAATGGCGTACCAAAAGGATGTAAGAGTAATGGTAATTGTGGTTCTGGAACCTGTGGAAGTGGTAGTAATAAATTAGCCGTTTTCGATTGGTTATCGAATATGACCTTGCCAAGTGGACAAGAGAGGTTTAATATTTTCGAAGTTCGTTTTAAAAACGGAAGGAAGCATTTTTATAAAAACACAGATAATTTGCCCATAACAATGGGCGATATTGTGGCTGTAGAAGGTTCTCCAGGACACGATATTGGAACCGTCTCTTTAGCAGGAGAATTGGTAAAAGTGCAAATGAAAAAGCGCAAAATTACCGAAGATCACGAAGATGTTAAAAAAATCTACAGAAAAGCAAGTCAAAGAGATATAGATATTTGGCAACAATCTAGAGCCAAAGAAGAAGAAACACAAAGAAGAGGAAGAGAAATTTTAGGACGTTTAGGTTTACAAATGAAACTTTCGGATGTAGAATATCAAGGAGATGGAAACAAAGCCACCTTTTATTACACAGCAGATACTCGTGTAGATTTTAGACAGCTAATTAGAGATTTGGCAAGCGCATTTTCTATTCGTGTAGAAATGAAACAGGTAGGCGCAAGACAAGAAGCTGCAAGATTAGGTGGTGTTGGTTCTTGTGGAAGAGAATTATGCTGTTCTACTTGGTTAACAGATTTTAGAAAAGTAACTACATCTGCAGCTCGTTACCAACAATTGTCTTTAAATCCGTTAAAATTAGCAGGACAATGTGGAAAATTAAAATGCTGTTTAAATTTTGAATTAGACACCTATCTAGACGCTTTAAAAGCATTTCCAAAACAAGACATTGTTTTAAAAACAGAAAAAGGAGAAGCTGTTTTTGTAAAGATGGATATTTTTAAACAACATCTTTGGTACACGTATAAAGAAGAACGCTTTAAGTGGTTTCGCTTAACATTAGACCAAGTTTTAGAAATTATCGACCTGAATAAAAATAACGAGAAATCTGCAACATTAGAAGAATATGAATCGGATGTTGAAGTTCCTGTAAAAGTAGATTTCGAAGATGCAGTTGGGCAAGATAGTTTAACACGTTTCGATACTCCAAAAAAGAGCAAACGTAGAAGAAACAACAGAAATAAAAATAAGAAAAAACTTGTGGGTGCAGTTGCCAATAAAACGCAACCAAATTCTAATCAGAAAAGAAAACCTACTGCAAAACAGCAACAAAAACAAAAACCGAAGCCAAACCCAAATGCAAAACAAAATCAACAAAAAGCTGAAAACCGAAAGCCAAAACCTAGGCCAAGACCAAAATCGAATGCAAAATTAGATGAAAGTAAACCAAAAGGAGAGGTAAAAAAGACGAACAAACCAAGAAGAAATAATAGAAATCGTAAAAATAACAAACAAAATAATGCTGGCGATTCCGAGAATAAATAA